The Stigmatella ashevillena genomic sequence CTGGTGAAGGGCGATGCCCTCGAGGATCTTCGCCTCGCTCTTGGCACCGAAGCCCTTGAGCTCCCGCACACGGCCCTGTCGGCAAGCCAGCTCCAGCTCGGCCACGCTGCCTACCTTCAGCTCGTTCCAGAGGGCGATGACCTTCTTGGGGCCCACGTCCGGCAACTGGAGCATCTCCATCAGCCCTGGGGGGTATTCGGCCTTCAGCTCCTCGTAGAAGCCCAGCTTTCCGGTGGTCACCAGCTCGGTAATCTTCTCGGCGAGCCCTTGGCCGATGCCTGGGAGCTCTTGCAGGCGGCCTTCCTGGACGAGCGCGCCCAGGTCCTGGGGGGTGCCCGACAGGCGGTCTGCGGCGGTGTCATACGCACGGACCTTGAAGGCATTTTCCCCCTTGAGCTGAAGGAGCAAGGAGAGGTTCCGGAGAACCTGGACGACGGTGTTTTTGTCGGGCGGAGTCACGGGGGGAAAGGTAATCCGGATGGGACGGGGACGCAGGGTCCCATTGTGGAGAAAAGAGGGGCCTCCCCGGCCCGGCCCGGGCGGGGTAGAAGGTCAGCCCCCCTCCGGGGAGGAGGGGAACCCATCGTTCGAAGGGAAAAAGAAGCCGATGAAGATCAAGCTGGGGCCGGCGGACTTCTCCGAGAAGGAGATGCGAGGCTACGAGGTGGGCAACCGCAACGTGTGCGTTGCCAAGATCAACGGGCGTTACAAGGGGCTCGATGACTGGTGCAACCATGCGGGCTGCCTGTTGTCGGGGGGACGCCTCGAGAACAACCTGGTGATCTGTCCCTGCCACGAGGTCGGCTTCGACATGGACACGGGCAAGAACGAGACGTCTCCGGAAATCGCCGACGACCAGCCGGTGGTCAGCGTCGAGGTGCAGGACGGGCAGCTCGTCATTGACGACCCCTGGGCGAAGTAACTCACGCAACGAAGGGAAGGCTGCCAATGGGACACGAGGGACATGACCACGACCATGACCACGGTCATGATCATCACCACCACCATCACCCCGCGGGCCATGGGGGACATGGGCACGGACACTCGCACGCCGAGCGGGAGCACAAGGCACACGCCCCCGCGCACGTGAGCGCCTTCGTCGTGACGTGCTCGGACAGCCGGGACGCGGCGCGGGACGAGAGCGGGCAGGTGCTGCGGGGAGGGCTGGAGGCGGCCGGTCACACGGTCTGCGGCTACAAGGTGGTGAAAGACGAGCCGGAAGCGATCCGGGCGGCGCTGGCCGAGGCGGCGGGGGCAGGCGCGCGGGCGGTGCTCTTCAATGGGGGCACGGGGATCGGACGGCGGGACTCGACGGTGGAGACGCTGCGCGGGCTGTTCGAGAAGGAGCTGCCGGGGTTCGGAGAGCTGTTCCGGGCACTCTCGTTCCAGCAGATTGGCAGCGCGGCGATGATGTCGCGGGCGACGGCGGGGACGTACCAGGGGATGATCGTCTTCGTGATGCCGGGC encodes the following:
- a CDS encoding Rieske (2Fe-2S) protein, giving the protein MKIKLGPADFSEKEMRGYEVGNRNVCVAKINGRYKGLDDWCNHAGCLLSGGRLENNLVICPCHEVGFDMDTGKNETSPEIADDQPVVSVEVQDGQLVIDDPWAK
- a CDS encoding MogA/MoaB family molybdenum cofactor biosynthesis protein, with amino-acid sequence MSAFVVTCSDSRDAARDESGQVLRGGLEAAGHTVCGYKVVKDEPEAIRAALAEAAGAGARAVLFNGGTGIGRRDSTVETLRGLFEKELPGFGELFRALSFQQIGSAAMMSRATAGTYQGMIVFVMPGSPQAVRLALEALILPELGHAARELTR